From Pandoraea vervacti, the proteins below share one genomic window:
- a CDS encoding DeoR/GlpR family DNA-binding transcription regulator: MLAEQRQQYVLEQLAKTGALAISDLVRELGVSRETVRRDLNTLAARGLLLMTHGGALAADRSEPDWTLRENVNAVGKRAIGVRAAELVPDGASVIIDYGTTTRAVAQALLSKHRLRVYTNDWQIARLLGRHHDNRVTLLGGELQDNEDAVQGWDAINQIAQYHADFAFIGVGGVTEDGGITDFNRAAAELRARMLLCANVSAVVADHTKFGRVTPVRIRHFEAARYLISDAAPHKSMLAQLRARGPELLIA; encoded by the coding sequence ATGCTCGCCGAACAACGCCAACAATACGTGCTCGAACAACTCGCCAAGACCGGCGCGCTCGCGATCAGCGATCTGGTGCGGGAACTGGGTGTCTCGCGCGAGACCGTGCGCCGCGACCTCAACACACTCGCCGCGCGCGGGCTGCTGCTCATGACGCACGGGGGAGCGTTGGCGGCCGATCGCAGCGAACCCGACTGGACGCTGCGCGAGAACGTCAATGCCGTGGGCAAGCGCGCCATCGGCGTGCGCGCTGCGGAACTGGTGCCGGACGGTGCGTCGGTGATCATCGATTACGGCACCACGACGCGCGCGGTGGCTCAGGCGCTACTCTCCAAGCATCGTTTGCGCGTCTATACGAACGACTGGCAGATCGCGCGACTGCTGGGCCGTCATCACGATAACCGGGTGACGCTGCTCGGCGGCGAGTTGCAGGACAACGAAGACGCCGTACAGGGGTGGGACGCCATCAACCAGATCGCGCAGTATCACGCAGACTTCGCCTTCATCGGCGTGGGCGGGGTGACCGAAGACGGCGGCATCACCGACTTCAACCGTGCCGCCGCCGAGTTGCGTGCGCGCATGCTGCTGTGCGCGAACGTATCCGCCGTGGTGGCCGATCACACCAAGTTCGGACGCGTGACGCCCGTGCGCATCCGCCACTTCGAGGCTGCGCGCTATCTCATCAGCGACGCCGCGCCGCACAAGAGCATGCTCGCCCAGTTACGCGCACGCGGCCCGGAACTCCTGATCGCCTGA
- the phnC gene encoding phosphonate ABC transporter ATP-binding protein gives MDEAIRIERLTKTFGNGRRALDEVALKVMPGEMVALIGASGSGKSTLMRHIAGFVAADSQPGSIEILGRPIQRDGRIVREVRQIRRDIGFVFQQFNLVGRLPVITNVLTGLLARVPLWRSLMFRFTSAERQAALAALAEVGIADLAFQRASTLSGGQQQRAALARTLVQGARIILADEPIASLDPESARKVMDMLARMNRDHKLTVVVSLHQVDVAMRYCVRTVALHQGRVVYDGPSSALTPDLLRRLYGVQASELLNESSDASEGATGDARPAQAEAPFLTSMSLSLT, from the coding sequence GTGGACGAAGCGATTCGAATCGAGCGACTGACCAAGACGTTCGGCAATGGGCGACGCGCCCTCGACGAAGTGGCGCTCAAAGTCATGCCGGGCGAAATGGTCGCCCTGATCGGTGCGTCGGGTTCAGGCAAATCGACCCTCATGCGTCACATCGCCGGCTTCGTCGCGGCCGATTCGCAGCCGGGCAGCATCGAGATTCTCGGCCGTCCGATTCAGCGCGATGGCCGCATCGTGCGTGAGGTCCGACAGATTCGTCGCGACATCGGCTTCGTGTTCCAGCAGTTCAACCTCGTAGGCCGCCTGCCGGTCATTACCAACGTGCTCACGGGCTTGCTCGCCCGCGTGCCGTTGTGGCGCAGTCTGATGTTTCGTTTCACTTCGGCCGAACGTCAGGCGGCGCTCGCGGCACTCGCCGAAGTCGGTATCGCCGACCTCGCATTCCAGCGCGCCAGCACGCTCTCCGGCGGCCAGCAGCAACGTGCGGCGTTGGCGCGCACGCTCGTGCAGGGCGCCAGGATCATCCTCGCGGATGAACCGATCGCCTCGCTCGATCCGGAGTCGGCGCGCAAGGTAATGGACATGCTCGCGCGCATGAACCGCGATCACAAGCTCACGGTCGTGGTCTCGCTGCATCAGGTGGATGTCGCCATGCGCTATTGCGTGCGCACGGTGGCGTTGCATCAGGGCCGTGTGGTGTACGACGGCCCGTCCTCGGCGCTGACACCGGACCTGTTGCGCCGGCTGTACGGGGTTCAGGCAAGCGAACTGCTCAACGAAAGTTCCGACGCGTCCGAAGGCGCGACCGGAGACGCCAGGCCCGCGCAGGCCGAGGCCCCGTTCCTCACGTCGATGTCGCTCAGCCTCACTTGA
- a CDS encoding adenine phosphoribosyltransferase has product MQIDESPAAYIKSQIRTVPDWPAPGVQFRDITPLLKNPRTLRVLIDVFVHRYMAQRPDYIAGLDARGFILGSILAYELNIGFIPIRKKGKLPYQTVAEEYELEYGSATVEIHADACGPGDRVLLIDDLVATGGTMLAGKKLLERLGATVIEGAAIVDLPELGGSRLIRDAGLDLFLLCSFEGH; this is encoded by the coding sequence GTGCAGATCGACGAGTCCCCTGCCGCCTATATCAAGAGCCAGATCCGTACGGTCCCGGACTGGCCCGCGCCCGGCGTGCAGTTTCGCGACATCACGCCGTTGCTCAAGAACCCGCGCACGCTGCGCGTACTCATCGATGTGTTCGTGCATCGTTACATGGCGCAGCGTCCCGACTACATTGCCGGTCTCGACGCCCGAGGCTTCATCCTCGGCTCGATTCTCGCGTACGAACTGAATATCGGATTCATCCCGATTCGCAAGAAGGGCAAGCTGCCGTATCAGACGGTCGCGGAAGAATATGAACTGGAGTACGGCAGTGCCACGGTCGAGATTCACGCCGACGCGTGCGGGCCCGGCGACCGCGTGTTGCTGATCGACGATCTGGTCGCCACCGGCGGCACGATGCTCGCGGGCAAGAAGCTGCTGGAGCGACTGGGAGCCACCGTCATCGAAGGGGCTGCCATCGTCGACTTGCCCGAGCTTGGCGGTTCGCGCCTGATTCGCGACGCCGGCCTGGATCTGTTCCTGCTTTGCTCGTTCGAAGGCCATTGA
- the phnD gene encoding phosphonate ABC transporter substrate-binding protein, with translation MKLWKSLLAGAAMIASVAAAHAQEINFGIISTDSSAALRQRWQPLIDDMEKQTGLKVTPFFATDYAGVIEGMRFNKVQLAWMGNKGAMEAVDRSQGEVFAKIMYADGTEGYYSLLISNASSPYKTLDDVIKNGKKINFGLGDPTSTSGTLVPGYYAFAKNNIDPRTYFKTARSSNHGANLMAVINNQVDVATNNTEELNKLEATQPEKAKLVHVIWKSPLIPSDPLLWRKDLPDGTKKKIRDFFLAYGKDAHEKEVLKNIYNYGGFRASSDAQLLPIRQLELFKQKVQLEQDANVDAAKKKTQLADLDDKLAALDKALNKTK, from the coding sequence ATGAAACTGTGGAAATCCCTGCTGGCCGGCGCGGCCATGATCGCCTCGGTCGCGGCGGCACACGCGCAGGAAATCAATTTCGGCATCATCTCGACCGACTCCAGCGCTGCGCTGCGCCAGCGTTGGCAGCCGCTGATCGACGACATGGAGAAGCAAACGGGTCTGAAGGTGACGCCGTTCTTCGCCACCGACTATGCCGGCGTGATCGAAGGCATGCGCTTCAACAAGGTCCAGTTGGCATGGATGGGCAACAAGGGCGCCATGGAAGCCGTGGACCGCTCGCAGGGCGAAGTCTTCGCGAAGATCATGTATGCCGACGGCACCGAAGGTTACTACTCGCTGCTGATCTCGAACGCATCGAGCCCGTACAAGACGCTCGACGACGTGATCAAGAACGGCAAGAAGATCAACTTCGGTCTGGGCGATCCGACCTCGACGTCGGGCACACTGGTGCCGGGCTATTACGCGTTCGCGAAGAACAACATCGACCCGCGCACGTACTTCAAGACGGCCCGCAGCTCGAACCACGGCGCCAACCTGATGGCGGTCATCAACAATCAGGTGGACGTGGCGACCAACAACACCGAAGAGCTGAACAAACTCGAAGCGACGCAGCCGGAGAAGGCCAAGCTCGTTCACGTGATCTGGAAGTCGCCGCTGATCCCGTCGGATCCGCTGCTGTGGCGCAAGGACCTGCCGGATGGCACGAAGAAGAAGATTCGCGACTTCTTCCTCGCTTACGGCAAGGATGCGCATGAGAAGGAAGTGCTGAAGAACATCTACAACTATGGCGGCTTCCGTGCATCGTCCGATGCTCAGCTTCTGCCGATCCGTCAGCTCGAACTGTTCAAGCAAAAGGTGCAGCTCGAGCAGGACGCCAACGTCGACGCCGCCAAGAAGAAGACGCAGCTGGCCGACCTCGACGACAAGCTCGCCGCGCTCGACAAAGCGCTGAACAAAACGAAGTAA
- a CDS encoding LysE family translocator, whose product MPNLWLFLLTSVAITLAPGPDNMQVIARGIAQGRRAGLAAAAGFTFGCLFHTTLAAVGLAAVLRASPWAFETIKLAGAAYLIWIGIKALRARGALALANDAAPQPLGAVFRQSVFANMLNPKVTLFFLVFLPQFVSADATHPGGQMLLLGLVFMAQTIVVFSAYGWFAGVLGTWLKRRPGAGRWLDRVAGAIFIGLGLRVALQG is encoded by the coding sequence ATGCCCAATCTCTGGCTGTTTCTGCTGACCTCGGTCGCGATCACGCTCGCGCCGGGGCCCGACAACATGCAGGTCATTGCGCGCGGCATCGCGCAAGGGCGTCGAGCGGGGCTGGCCGCTGCCGCAGGCTTCACGTTCGGCTGCCTCTTTCACACGACGCTTGCCGCCGTCGGTCTTGCCGCCGTGTTGCGCGCTTCGCCCTGGGCGTTCGAGACGATCAAGCTGGCAGGCGCGGCGTATCTCATCTGGATCGGCATCAAGGCCCTGCGCGCTCGGGGCGCGCTCGCCCTCGCGAACGACGCCGCGCCGCAACCGCTCGGCGCCGTGTTCCGTCAGAGCGTGTTCGCCAACATGCTCAACCCGAAGGTCACGCTGTTTTTCCTCGTATTTCTCCCGCAATTCGTGAGCGCGGATGCGACCCATCCGGGCGGGCAGATGTTGCTGCTCGGCCTCGTGTTCATGGCGCAGACCATCGTCGTGTTCAGCGCGTATGGCTGGTTCGCGGGGGTGCTGGGCACGTGGCTCAAGCGCCGGCCGGGCGCCGGGCGCTGGCTTGACCGCGTGGCCGGTGCGATCTTCATCGGCCTGGGGTTGCGCGTCGCGCTTCAGGGATGA